The Candidatus Binatia bacterium genomic sequence ACCGAAGAGTAGGCGATGAACCGGTAGCCGAAAATGGTGCGGTGCGCGAACGTGGGGATGATCTCGGTGATCGCGCCCATGGCCGGCAGGATCATGATGTACACCGCCGGGTGCGAGTAGATCCAAAAGAGGTGCTGGTACAGGACCGGGTCGCCGCCCTTGGCCGGGTCGAAGACACCGATGCCGAAGACGCGCTCCAGGAGGACGAGCATGAGGGTGATGGCGATGATCGGCGTGGCCAGGATCTGCACCCACCCGGTCGCGTACAGCGACCAGGCGAACAGCGGCATCCGATGCCAGGTCATTCCGGGCGCGCGTAGCCGGTGAATGGTGGTGACGAAATTGAGGCCGGTCAGAATCGAGGAGAATCCGAGGACAAACGCCGCGAACACCGCCAGCGAAACATTCGTGCCCGTGCGGATGCTGTACGGAGCATAAAAGGTCCACCCCGTATCCGGAGGCCCGCCGCCCGTGAACAGCGAGAGGATGGCCAGGAGCGCGCCGATGATGAAGAAGTACCACGACAGGAGGTTCAGTCGGGGAAATGCAACGTCCTTTGCCCCGATGAGGATCGGCAGGAAAAAATTTCCGAACGAGGCAGGCAGACCGGGAATCACGAACAGGAAGATCATGATGACCCCGTGCAGCGTGAACATGGCGTTGTACGTCTGGGGCTGCATGATCGTCGGGCCCATGGTGAGCTGCTCGAGACGCATCAGTACGCCGATGGTCATGCCCACGAGGAAGAAGCTCAGCATGGAAAAGAGATAGAGGATGGCGATCCGCTTGTGATCGGTCGACAGAATCCACCCCAGCAGTCCTTTGCGGTCACCCGCCTCGAGAAAACTGCGTTCCGCATGCGTGGCGATTGCGGCCATGCTCATGAGTGGGCCCCTTCCGTCCGGCTCCGCTTTCGGCTCGGCAGCAGCACGAATACGGCAAAGGCGCCAGCCAGCACGAGAGTCACCAAGCCGGCGACCCGCGTGAAATTGACCACGTATTTCCGCCCTTGCGGGTCGTAGCTGAAACAGAAACTCAGGGCTTTGCTGATGCTCGGCCGGGCCAGCCCGCTGGCGGCCTCACCGACCGCCATCTTCAGGTCGGCCGGAAGATAGGTGATGCCGTACATGTACCGTGTCACCTTTCCCTGGGGCGAAAGCACGATCAGCGCTCCCGGATGGATGAAGGCATCGCGATCCTTCTTGAAGCCGAAACCCACCGTATTCGCCAAGGCCTTCGTCGAGGCCTCGTCACCCGTGAGGAACCGCCAGGCTGTCGGCGGAAATGGCCGTTTCAACAGTTTGAGGTAGTTCGTCCGCTTGGCGGCGGCGAGATCAGGCGTATCCGTGCTGTCGAAGCTCACCGTTATCACCTGGAAGTCTTTTCCGGGTTCGAGATCGATGGTGTTGAGCGTGCGGACAAGGTCATTGAGCTGAGGTGTGCAGATACCGGCGCAGCGGAAGTAATTCAGTGTGAGCACCGTCGGTTTATCGATGAGCTGTCGCAAGAACACCTTCTGCCCGGTCTCGTCGTTGAGCTGCAGATCCGCCGGGATCGTGGCGCCGAGTTTCTCGTTGATGCCGACTTCGTCCGCCGGCCGAGCCTCCGACGTGGCGCCTGCCGGCGCCGACCACAGTAAGAGCAGGAGGCACAGGGCAACCCTTTTCATGGCCCCTCCTCGATCGAATCGCACAACACGCGTTGGCCTGCCGGCCGGTCTGTTTTCTCGTGACATGTAGCTCTTCTAACGACGGGTAACCTTGATCAGCTCATCGTACAGCGTGCGCCACTCCTCCGGGCTCAGCGTTGCCACGGAAACGGAGAACCCGTTCGCCGGGGTCTCGGCGCCCACGACTTGGGCGAGCGCCGAGGCGCTTTCCCGCCACGACGCTGCCAGCGCCAACGTCCGGGCGGCCCTAGCCTTGTCCTCAATTACCCTGGCAAAGAGCCGGGCGCCAGGGTCACCATCAGCCAGGGCCGGCGGTGCGAGCGGCGGTACCGCAGTGGACTCGGCTTCGAGTTTGGCCATTGCCATGCTCACGGGGATCTTGTTCGGTACCGCCTCGCCGGCGGCGGCAAACTGCTTCTCAAGGGCATCCAGCGCTGCCTGGTCCTCAGGACCGTGCGGAAACGTGCCTAGTGATTGTACGTAATGAGCGAGCGCCATGCGATCGCGCGCGCGGAGATAGTCATAGGAGGTCATGGCGCTTCCCTTGATCCCCTCACTGAGCGTCTTGTAGATGCCCGCCAACTGGTACCCGTTCTTCCACGCCGCCGCTTGCGTAAAGTCGCGCGGCCGCGGGTTGAGCGTGGCGGAGGCCGGACCGTTCCCCTGTCCCTGGGGTCCGTGACAGGCGGTGCAGTTTTGTTCGAACAGGGACTTGCCGTGACTCAGCAGCTCGGGGCTCGCCGTCAGGACAGTCTTCGGGTCAATCGGCGGCAGCTCGTATCCTCTCGCTGGTGGGTACTCGGTGGGATCGAGCCAGCCCGTCTCGCCCTGTGGCGCGGCGACTGCGGGCACTGCCGGCGGCTTGTTGGCATGGCGCAGCCCAGGCACGACAATGAACGCGAACAGCGCAAAGATGGCGATCGCCCCCACCGTCACGAGGAAGGTGGAAACGAGACGCCGAAGCTCTTCGGGGCTGACGTACTGATCGATCACGACCGAAACTCCAGCCCCTCTTGCAGTAAGGGGTCGCCAATAGGCATGTCGGCGCCCATCGCCATGGAGCGGCGGACCCACAGCACGGCCAGGCCGACGAAGCACAATGCGAAGCTAATCTCCGGCCACGACAGCGGTGGACTCGTGCCGACGACGGGGAGGATGAGCCAATAGAGATCCAGGAAGTGCGCCCCGAGAACCAGCATCGCCACCCAGCGGAGGCTCCTCGGATCATGCTTTCTGTCTTTCGGGACGAGCGCGAAGAACGGAACGAAAAAGTGCACCACAGCCAACAGCAGAATCACGTTCAGCCACGGGCCCTCGATGCGCTGTTTATACCAGAAGATCTCCTCGGGCATGTTCGCGTACCACATCAGCATGTACTGGGCGAAGCCGATGTAGGACCAGAAGACCGTGAAGGCGAACATGAACCCGCCCAAGCTGTACAGGTGATCATTGCGGACACCCGGAAGGCGGCCACGATCCATCAGGTAGAGGATCGCGAGCGAGCTGGCCGCCAGGCCGGCCAGGAATGTGCCGGCAAAGAGGTACACACCGAAAATATCACTGTACCACTCGGGCTCCAGGCTCGATATCCAGTCGAACGCCACCAAGGTAATGGTCAGTGCGAAGATCAACATGAACGCGGGAGCAAAACTCTTGGCACGCAAGGAGAAGGCGGGGTCTTTCGTCTGGTCCTGCCTGACGGATCCGCGTGTGAAGAGATTGTAGAAGATCAGCCACAGCGCGAAGCAAAGGATGACCCGGATGACGAAGAACGGCACGTTGAGCCAGGGGGCCTTGCCCGCCAGGGCCGGGTTCAGGGCCGCCTCAGGCCGCGCCCAGGGGTAGAGCACCGGCAGAGATAACAGCGCCACCAAGGCCATGGGGACCGCAAACACCACGAACCCGGATAGCCGCTCGGGCACACGACGGATGGGCACGCTCCACCTGGCGCCGACAAGATGCCCCAGCGCCACAATGAACTGGGACCCCAATCCGATCGTCAGGATAAACAGAAACCACACGAGCCAGTTTGCCCAGAAGCGCTCGGGCCGAGCGCCGAAGTAGGACACCACCACGCCCAGGGCCCCGACTGCGGCCATCACGGAGAACACTCTGGCGGACCCGATCCGTGATCCGTTCATTTGAAATCCTCGTCCGTGGCGTTCTGCGCCCGCTGCAACACCCGGACGTAATGCACAACCGCCCAGCGTTCGTCTTCCGTCAGGTCGGCGGCGTAGGAAGGCATAGCGTTCTTCCCAACCATGATGACGTGGTAAATCTTGCCGTCCGGGTAATCCCGGAAGGTCTGGGCCTGCAAATTAGCCGGCTTGGCGCCGTACGCGGAAGTCAATGTGGGAACCCCGTTGCCCAGCGCACCGTGGCAGACGGTACAGTGTTCGTTCCAGGCTTTGCGGCCCTGTTGGAGCACCTTCGGCGTCCGGGGCAGGGGGTTGATCAGGGCGGCGGCCTGCTCCTGCGTCTCAATGATATACGGCAGGTGTCCGCGCGCCACGGTCCCTTCGACCGGGCGCTGCATGCCGTGCCCATCCCTGAAAAACGTGTCGGCTTTCTGCACGTCGAGTCGAGGCTGGTCCTCCATGTGCACCATCGGCGGCAGGACCGGGAACAACTTGATGGCCCAGTACATGACGTAGCCCGCGACCACGCAGGAGATCCCAATTCCCAAGACGGTCCGGAAGAGGTCCTTCAGCGAGAACGCTTCCCCAAGCGGGTACGGGAGAACCTCCAACACCGTTGCGCCGGCCGTACGCAGCGCGGCCTGGGCGGCATCCACGTCGAGGGCTCCGCCGTCCGCCTCCACCGCGAGCGCAAACTTGTCCCGCGTGATGCCGGCGATGGCTTTCGACGACAGCAAGGGGTGGCCGAAGAACGGAAGCTTGTTCATCAATAACAGCATGCCGAGCCCGGCCGTGAAGGTGGCAAAGAGCACGGTGATCTCGAACATGATGGGCACGAAGGCCTGCCACGAAAAGAGCGCCTTGCCTCCCACCGGGATCGGGTAATCCACGGCGCTCATCCACCACTGGAAGAACAAGGCCGTCACCGCGCCCAGAGCCCCCGCCACCAAGACCATCCCACCCAGCGGCGAGCGACGCAGCCCGAGCGCCGCGTCGATGCCATGCACGGGGAATGGCGTGTAGGCCTCGAGGCTGCCAATGGCGCGCGCCCGCAACCGCGGAATGGCTTTCAACAGGTCGTCGGCGCTGTCGAACAGGCCGACGACCGCGAAGACCCGCTCACTCATGGCGGCCTCCGCTGGCGGCTCCACCGTGCGTGGGCTGGGCACCCGGGAGGATCACCTTCATTTCTGTCGTGGCGATCACGGGCAACAGGCGCGCAAAGAGCAGGACCAGCGTGAAGAACATCCCGAACGACCCGAACAGGATGCCGAAGTCGACCAGCGTCGGCTTGTAGATGTGCCAGGACGACGGCAGGTAGTCCTGGTGCAGCGACACCACGATGATCACGAAGCGCTCGAACCACATCCCCACCGTCACCGCTAGTGACACAAAGATCATGCCGACGTAGCTCCGGCGAACCCGGCGCATCCAGAGGAGCTGTGGGATGAGGACGTTACAGCTGATGGTGAGCCAGCCCGCCCACCCGTAGGTTCCCGTGATGTACTGCATGAAGATGTGGTGCAGGTACTGATCCATGCTGTACCAGGCGGTAAACGCTTCCATCACGTAGGCGTACCCCATCAAGCACGACATCGCGAGGATGACCTTGTTCATCACGTCCAGGTGATACGTCGTGATGAGGTTCTTCAGGTCCATCGTCTCGCGCACCACCACGAGCACGATGACCACCATCGCAAAGCCAGCGAAGATCGCCCCCGTTACAAAGTAGGGCGGGAAGATCGTCATGTGCCACCCGGGCACGAGGGACACGGCGAAGTCGAACGAAACGACGCTGTGCACCGAAAGCACCAGGCCGGTGGCCAGGCCGGCGAGCAAGAGGTACGCCTTCTCGTAGTGCTGCCAGTGGGAGGCGGCGCCGCGCCAGCCGAGGCTGAAGACTGTGTAGAGGAACCGACGAACCTTGCCCGTGGTCCGGTCTCTGAGCGAGGCGATATCCGGCACAAGTCCCAGGTACCAATACATAAAGGACACCGAGAAATAGGTGCTGACCGCGAAGACGTCCCACAGCAGCGGCGAGCGGAAGTTGGTCCACAGCGCCCGCTGGTTGGGGTACGGGAGCAGCCAGAAAGCGACCCAAGGCCGGCCCACGTGGATCAGCGGAAAGATCCCCGCGCACATGACCGCAAAGATCGTCATGGCCTCGGCGAAGCGGGCAATGGCGTTGCGCCAGCGCGCACGGAACAGGAACAGAATCGCCGAGATCAGCGTGCCGGCGTGGCCAATCCCCACCCAAAACACGAAGTTGATGATATCGAAGGCCCAGAAGACAGGGCGGTTATTCCCCCATACCCCTATGCCCATGTAAAAGGTGTACCCGATCAGCGAGAAGCCCATCGCCATGACGGCGACGGTGAAGGAGAGCGCCACATACCAAGCCGCCGGTGGTTTGCGCGCGGGGAACGCGAGAACCTGATCGTCGAGCCCGCCCAACGTGATGGGCCCCTCGAAGAGGGTGGGGGACCGCAGGGCGTCGGGCAGGAGCACGGCTTCAGACGGCATGTTTTCCCCCATCACCGGCCGGGTTCGTGAGATTGGCGAGATACGTCACCGCGGGTCGTGTGCCCAGTTCCTCCAGCACATGATACCCGCGGTTGCTCTTGGATAACTTGGCGACCGCACTCTCGGGATCTTTCAGGTCACCGAAAACGATCGCCTCCGCCGGGCAGCTGGCG encodes the following:
- a CDS encoding cbb3-type cytochrome c oxidase subunit I is translated as MAAIATHAERSFLEAGDRKGLLGWILSTDHKRIAILYLFSMLSFFLVGMTIGVLMRLEQLTMGPTIMQPQTYNAMFTLHGVIMIFLFVIPGLPASFGNFFLPILIGAKDVAFPRLNLLSWYFFIIGALLAILSLFTGGGPPDTGWTFYAPYSIRTGTNVSLAVFAAFVLGFSSILTGLNFVTTIHRLRAPGMTWHRMPLFAWSLYATGWVQILATPIIAITLMLVLLERVFGIGVFDPAKGGDPVLYQHLFWIYSHPAVYIMILPAMGAITEIIPTFAHRTIFGYRFIAYSSV
- a CDS encoding SCO family protein, encoding MKRVALCLLLLLWSAPAGATSEARPADEVGINEKLGATIPADLQLNDETGQKVFLRQLIDKPTVLTLNYFRCAGICTPQLNDLVRTLNTIDLEPGKDFQVITVSFDSTDTPDLAAAKRTNYLKLLKRPFPPTAWRFLTGDEASTKALANTVGFGFKKDRDAFIHPGALIVLSPQGKVTRYMYGITYLPADLKMAVGEAASGLARPSISKALSFCFSYDPQGRKYVVNFTRVAGLVTLVLAGAFAVFVLLPSRKRSRTEGAHS
- a CDS encoding cytochrome c; its protein translation is MIDQYVSPEELRRLVSTFLVTVGAIAIFALFAFIVVPGLRHANKPPAVPAVAAPQGETGWLDPTEYPPARGYELPPIDPKTVLTASPELLSHGKSLFEQNCTACHGPQGQGNGPASATLNPRPRDFTQAAAWKNGYQLAGIYKTLSEGIKGSAMTSYDYLRARDRMALAHYVQSLGTFPHGPEDQAALDALEKQFAAAGEAVPNKIPVSMAMAKLEAESTAVPPLAPPALADGDPGARLFARVIEDKARAARTLALAASWRESASALAQVVGAETPANGFSVSVATLSPEEWRTLYDELIKVTRR
- a CDS encoding quinol:cytochrome C oxidoreductase, whose product is MNGSRIGSARVFSVMAAVGALGVVVSYFGARPERFWANWLVWFLFILTIGLGSQFIVALGHLVGARWSVPIRRVPERLSGFVVFAVPMALVALLSLPVLYPWARPEAALNPALAGKAPWLNVPFFVIRVILCFALWLIFYNLFTRGSVRQDQTKDPAFSLRAKSFAPAFMLIFALTITLVAFDWISSLEPEWYSDIFGVYLFAGTFLAGLAASSLAILYLMDRGRLPGVRNDHLYSLGGFMFAFTVFWSYIGFAQYMLMWYANMPEEIFWYKQRIEGPWLNVILLLAVVHFFVPFFALVPKDRKHDPRSLRWVAMLVLGAHFLDLYWLILPVVGTSPPLSWPEISFALCFVGLAVLWVRRSMAMGADMPIGDPLLQEGLEFRS
- a CDS encoding quinol:electron acceptor oxidoreductase subunit ActD, yielding MSERVFAVVGLFDSADDLLKAIPRLRARAIGSLEAYTPFPVHGIDAALGLRRSPLGGMVLVAGALGAVTALFFQWWMSAVDYPIPVGGKALFSWQAFVPIMFEITVLFATFTAGLGMLLLMNKLPFFGHPLLSSKAIAGITRDKFALAVEADGGALDVDAAQAALRTAGATVLEVLPYPLGEAFSLKDLFRTVLGIGISCVVAGYVMYWAIKLFPVLPPMVHMEDQPRLDVQKADTFFRDGHGMQRPVEGTVARGHLPYIIETQEQAAALINPLPRTPKVLQQGRKAWNEHCTVCHGALGNGVPTLTSAYGAKPANLQAQTFRDYPDGKIYHVIMVGKNAMPSYAADLTEDERWAVVHYVRVLQRAQNATDEDFK
- the nrfD gene encoding NrfD/PsrC family molybdoenzyme membrane anchor subunit; the protein is MPSEAVLLPDALRSPTLFEGPITLGGLDDQVLAFPARKPPAAWYVALSFTVAVMAMGFSLIGYTFYMGIGVWGNNRPVFWAFDIINFVFWVGIGHAGTLISAILFLFRARWRNAIARFAEAMTIFAVMCAGIFPLIHVGRPWVAFWLLPYPNQRALWTNFRSPLLWDVFAVSTYFSVSFMYWYLGLVPDIASLRDRTTGKVRRFLYTVFSLGWRGAASHWQHYEKAYLLLAGLATGLVLSVHSVVSFDFAVSLVPGWHMTIFPPYFVTGAIFAGFAMVVIVLVVVRETMDLKNLITTYHLDVMNKVILAMSCLMGYAYVMEAFTAWYSMDQYLHHIFMQYITGTYGWAGWLTISCNVLIPQLLWMRRVRRSYVGMIFVSLAVTVGMWFERFVIIVVSLHQDYLPSSWHIYKPTLVDFGILFGSFGMFFTLVLLFARLLPVIATTEMKVILPGAQPTHGGAASGGRHE